In one Gemmatimonadaceae bacterium genomic region, the following are encoded:
- a CDS encoding peptidylprolyl isomerase, with the protein MRTQFLATSLLALSASLSAQQPVAAAPTKPVPLEGIVAVVGDQLITRFDLQEAYLAKIQRGEVPPPKTREDTLTIERDALNDMVEEELLIQKAKDLKVEVTDADITPAVDNQVKNVRAGFTNETEFRNALAKAGMGTPEEYRRYLMDQLRRRYTHEKVLRKLQQDGKIIPVNVTDAEVAAEFEKEKPFLGPKPAAVTFKQIVIMPQASAAAKEAARVKAESLLVQIRAGGDFDRIAKRESMDLASKETGGDLGWIRRGRMVADFDVWLFGGPFRAPLQPGQVSPVFETPYGFHIVRVDRVQTGEVKARQILIVPKIDSSDIARTAKLADSVAALLKSGVPFDTLAKKYHDYAGNEETGILDPYPRDSLPVQYQKAFLLHKPNDIVTFQIPGPAQRPDVPKFVVAQLLTVTEGGERTLDEVKAAVRADLALRGGVRRYVDTLRKQTYVAIRLDEADADDAKRP; encoded by the coding sequence ATGCGAACACAATTTCTCGCCACGTCACTGCTCGCGCTGAGCGCCTCGCTGTCGGCGCAGCAGCCCGTGGCAGCCGCGCCGACCAAGCCGGTGCCGCTCGAGGGCATCGTGGCCGTGGTCGGCGACCAGCTCATCACGCGCTTCGATCTTCAGGAGGCGTATCTCGCCAAGATTCAGCGCGGCGAGGTGCCGCCGCCGAAGACGCGCGAGGACACCCTGACCATCGAGCGCGACGCGCTGAACGACATGGTCGAAGAAGAGCTGCTCATTCAGAAGGCGAAGGACCTGAAGGTCGAAGTCACCGACGCGGACATCACGCCGGCGGTCGACAACCAGGTCAAGAACGTGCGCGCCGGTTTCACGAACGAGACGGAGTTCCGCAATGCGCTCGCGAAGGCCGGCATGGGCACGCCCGAGGAATACCGCCGCTATCTGATGGACCAGCTGCGCCGCCGGTACACGCACGAGAAGGTGCTGCGCAAGCTGCAGCAGGACGGCAAGATCATTCCCGTGAACGTGACGGACGCGGAAGTCGCGGCCGAGTTCGAGAAGGAGAAGCCGTTCCTTGGTCCGAAGCCAGCGGCGGTGACTTTCAAGCAGATCGTAATCATGCCGCAGGCGAGCGCGGCGGCGAAGGAAGCGGCTCGCGTGAAGGCGGAGTCACTGCTGGTGCAGATTCGCGCCGGCGGCGATTTCGACCGCATCGCGAAGCGCGAATCGATGGACCTCGCGTCGAAGGAGACGGGTGGCGATCTCGGGTGGATCCGCCGCGGCCGGATGGTCGCCGACTTCGACGTCTGGCTCTTCGGCGGCCCGTTCCGCGCGCCGCTGCAGCCCGGGCAGGTGAGCCCGGTATTCGAGACGCCGTATGGGTTTCACATCGTGCGCGTCGATCGCGTGCAGACGGGCGAGGTAAAGGCGCGACAGATTCTCATCGTGCCGAAGATCGATTCGTCGGATATCGCGCGCACGGCCAAGTTGGCGGACAGTGTCGCCGCGCTGCTCAAGTCCGGCGTTCCGTTCGATACGCTCGCCAAGAAGTACCACGACTACGCGGGCAACGAGGAGACGGGCATTCTCGATCCGTATCCGCGCGACAGCTTGCCGGTGCAGTATCAGAAAGCATTTCTGCTCCACAAGCCGAACGACATCGTCACGTTTCAGATTCCAGGTCCGGCGCAGCGGCCGGACGTGCCGAAGTTCGTCGTGGCGCAGTTGCTCACGGTGACCGAGGGCGGTGAACGCACGCTCGACGAGGTGAAGGCGGCGGTGCGCGCTGATCTCGCGTTGCGAGGCGGTGTCCGCCGTTACGTCGACACGTTGCGCAAACAGACATACGTCGCGATCCGCCTCGATGAGGCCGACGCGGACGACGCCAAGCGGCCGTAG
- a CDS encoding cation diffusion facilitator family transporter yields the protein MPHLHLHGSGHDHAHDHGHGHSHGHDHAHHHAASTRALAWSLVLTVIILIAEGAGGWLANSLALLADAGHVLTDAGALGLSLFVAWLARQPGSAEKTFGYLRWEILAALINGATLLLISAWIVVEAIVRFKHPESVAGGLMLGVALLGFVINGGAVWMLHGVREGSLNVRGAYLHVLGDMLASGGTVVAALVIRMTGWTGADPIASLVTTVLIIAGAWRLVRESVNVLLEAAPAHIALDMVRQKLETIEDVESVHDLHVWTVTSGMIALSAHAIVRDCTCHQRVLERAHEVLQELGIHHVTIQLEADEQFEREQLHLHP from the coding sequence ATGCCGCATTTGCATCTGCATGGCTCGGGACACGACCACGCGCACGATCATGGCCACGGTCACTCGCATGGCCACGATCACGCGCACCATCACGCCGCGTCGACGCGAGCGCTCGCCTGGTCGCTGGTGCTCACCGTCATCATCCTCATCGCGGAGGGGGCCGGCGGCTGGCTTGCCAACTCGCTGGCACTGCTCGCCGACGCCGGTCACGTACTCACCGATGCGGGCGCGCTCGGTCTATCCCTGTTCGTCGCGTGGCTTGCGCGGCAACCGGGATCGGCGGAGAAGACGTTCGGGTATCTGCGCTGGGAAATCCTCGCCGCGCTGATCAACGGCGCGACGCTGCTCCTCATCTCGGCGTGGATCGTCGTCGAGGCGATCGTGCGCTTCAAGCATCCCGAGTCTGTCGCTGGTGGCCTCATGCTCGGCGTCGCGCTGCTTGGCTTCGTGATCAATGGCGGCGCCGTGTGGATGCTTCACGGGGTGCGCGAGGGAAGTCTCAACGTTCGCGGCGCGTATCTGCACGTGCTCGGCGACATGCTCGCGTCAGGCGGCACCGTCGTCGCGGCGCTCGTCATTCGCATGACCGGATGGACCGGCGCCGACCCGATCGCCTCGCTCGTCACGACCGTGCTGATCATCGCCGGTGCGTGGCGTCTGGTGCGCGAGTCGGTCAACGTGCTGCTCGAGGCGGCGCCGGCGCACATCGCGCTCGACATGGTGCGGCAGAAGCTCGAAACGATCGAGGACGTCGAATCCGTTCACGATCTCCATGTGTGGACCGTGACGTCCGGGATGATCGCGCTCAGCGCGCATGCGATCGTGCGCGACTGCACCTGCCATCAGCGCGTGCTCGAGCGCGCGCACGAAGTGTTGCAGGAGCTGGGCATTCATCACGTGACGATTCAGCTCGAAGCCGACGAGCAATTCGAGCGAGAGCAACTCCACCTTCACCCGTAA
- a CDS encoding M20/M25/M40 family metallo-hydrolase, with translation MIRRSVAVVALLASFGATTLASAQAPVAQQAVVVPTNDDVVARLVDEGMHRSHADADLEYLLDVIGPRLTGSAEMRRANEWTQQKFAEYGADRTALEAWKFGVGWTRGPMTLRMLAPQRREMIGVSWAWSPGTNGPLAGDVVFMDARTEAEFNDRFKGKLAGKWVMMGLPYANENPAAPPVTHADSAHLDSLRRSVFARNPDETHFFAIRTALAAYEHPAGLIRDGGKQFGLLTMSGSPSAISSLPQIVIAQENYDQFIRLSRRGVPVRIEADIKNSFTRDPLEAYNTVAEIRGSEHPDEVVILGAHLDSWDLATGGTDNGAGAIAVLEAMRILEASGVKPKRTIRFVLFSGEEEGLFGSQAYVAEHTKELNKVQAVLVLDNGTGRITGMSLQGREDLRTMWKTMLAPVATLGGSNLVVSSGNKTGTDHLSFLPYGVPAFNYDQLTRGYNWTHHSQIDDYDNTVPGDVAQAATIMAVNAWQLADLDVLLPRGAVTK, from the coding sequence ATGATTCGAAGGTCGGTCGCGGTGGTCGCGCTGCTTGCCTCATTTGGCGCAACAACCCTGGCGAGCGCGCAAGCGCCGGTGGCGCAGCAGGCAGTCGTCGTACCGACGAACGACGACGTCGTCGCGCGCCTCGTCGACGAGGGGATGCATCGCTCGCATGCCGATGCGGACCTGGAATATCTGCTCGACGTCATCGGTCCGCGGTTGACGGGCAGTGCCGAGATGCGCCGCGCCAACGAGTGGACACAGCAGAAGTTCGCCGAGTATGGCGCGGATCGCACGGCGCTCGAGGCGTGGAAGTTCGGCGTCGGTTGGACGCGCGGCCCGATGACGCTGCGCATGCTCGCGCCGCAGCGGCGCGAGATGATCGGCGTGTCGTGGGCGTGGTCGCCGGGCACGAACGGCCCACTCGCGGGCGACGTGGTGTTCATGGACGCGCGCACGGAGGCCGAGTTCAACGATCGGTTCAAGGGAAAGCTGGCCGGCAAGTGGGTGATGATGGGCTTGCCGTACGCGAACGAGAATCCCGCGGCGCCGCCGGTGACGCACGCGGACTCCGCACATCTCGACAGCCTTCGCCGGAGCGTGTTCGCGCGCAACCCGGACGAAACGCATTTCTTCGCGATCCGCACGGCACTCGCGGCGTACGAGCATCCCGCCGGACTCATTCGCGACGGCGGCAAGCAGTTTGGTCTGCTCACGATGAGCGGCTCGCCGTCGGCGATCTCCTCGCTGCCGCAGATCGTGATCGCGCAGGAGAACTACGATCAATTCATTCGGCTGTCGCGGCGCGGTGTGCCCGTACGCATCGAGGCCGACATCAAGAATTCGTTCACGCGCGATCCGCTGGAGGCGTACAACACGGTCGCCGAGATTCGCGGGAGCGAACATCCGGATGAAGTCGTCATCCTGGGCGCGCATCTCGACTCGTGGGATCTCGCGACCGGCGGCACGGACAATGGCGCGGGTGCCATTGCGGTGCTCGAGGCGATGCGCATTCTCGAGGCGAGCGGCGTGAAGCCCAAGCGGACGATCCGATTCGTGCTCTTCTCCGGCGAAGAGGAAGGGCTGTTTGGATCGCAGGCGTACGTCGCGGAGCATACGAAGGAGTTGAACAAGGTTCAGGCGGTGCTGGTGCTCGATAATGGCACCGGACGCATTACGGGAATGTCGCTGCAAGGCCGCGAAGATCTACGCACGATGTGGAAGACAATGCTCGCCCCGGTGGCGACGCTCGGCGGATCGAATCTGGTGGTGTCGTCGGGGAACAAGACCGGCACCGATCATTTGTCGTTTCTGCCGTATGGTGTGCCGGCGTTCAACTACGATCAGCTGACGCGCGGGTACAACTGGACGCACCACTCGCAGATCGACGATTACGACAATACGGTGCCAGGGGATGTGGCGCAGGCGGCGACGATCATGGCCGTGAACGCGTGGCAGCTTGCCGATCTCGATGTGTTGTTGCCGCGAGGGGCCGTAACGAAATAG
- a CDS encoding 4-hydroxythreonine-4-phosphate dehydrogenase PdxA, whose product MADSDRRPRLAVTLGDVRGIGPEIVGRAAASREVRDAADLILVGPHGAGIDVDEATGECAPPCGAADAGRFAGRAIERAVALALEGSVDGIVTAPIDKLALLNGGYRYPGHTEMLASLTGRRVAMMLAATRPRGDAVNPLRVVLATTHIALRDVVASVTPQAIAIAAKVTRQGLQEWFGIPEPRIALCALNPHAGDGGRFGNEDEDVLRPAAEAAGIAGPFPADTVFVRAMRGAFDAVIAPYHDVGMTAIKVAAFGGAVNVTLGLPFPRTSPDHGTALDIAGKGVADASSMIESIVLCAQIVRRTRERTQGAVA is encoded by the coding sequence GTGGCGGATTCCGATCGCCGGCCTCGTCTGGCAGTCACACTTGGTGACGTGCGCGGGATTGGACCGGAGATCGTGGGACGAGCGGCGGCGTCGCGCGAGGTGCGCGATGCCGCCGATCTCATCTTGGTCGGCCCGCACGGCGCGGGGATCGACGTCGACGAAGCAACGGGCGAATGCGCGCCACCGTGCGGCGCGGCGGATGCCGGACGATTCGCGGGCCGCGCGATCGAACGGGCGGTTGCACTGGCTCTCGAAGGATCGGTCGACGGCATCGTCACCGCGCCGATCGACAAGCTCGCGCTGCTGAACGGCGGCTACCGATATCCCGGTCACACCGAGATGCTCGCGTCGCTCACCGGCCGCCGCGTGGCGATGATGCTTGCGGCCACGCGGCCACGCGGCGACGCGGTGAATCCGCTACGCGTCGTATTGGCGACGACGCACATCGCGCTGCGCGACGTCGTCGCTTCTGTCACTCCACAAGCGATTGCGATCGCCGCGAAGGTGACGCGCCAAGGATTGCAGGAGTGGTTCGGCATTCCCGAGCCGCGCATCGCGCTGTGTGCGCTCAATCCGCACGCGGGCGACGGCGGACGATTCGGCAATGAAGACGAGGACGTGCTACGACCCGCCGCCGAAGCCGCGGGAATCGCCGGTCCCTTTCCAGCCGACACGGTGTTCGTGCGCGCGATGCGCGGCGCCTTCGACGCCGTGATCGCGCCGTATCACGATGTTGGCATGACGGCCATCAAGGTCGCCGCATTTGGCGGCGCGGTGAACGTCACGCTCGGCCTTCCGTTTCCGCGCACCTCGCCCGATCACGGGACGGCGCTCGACATCGCGGGGAAGGGCGTCGCCGACGCGTCCAGCATGATCGAATCGATCGTCCTGTGCGCGCAGATCGTGCGCCGGACGCGGGAACGCACTCAAGGAGCGGTCGCATGA
- a CDS encoding hemolysin family protein, giving the protein MLPRLIAIAVLLVLNGFFVAAEFALVRSRRTRLESMARTGDWKARLALRAASNLARVYSASQLGVTLASLALGALAESALGDWFGARLGNLPWIIDVSVRVGVGAAIALAVVTFFHVVFGELVPRGIALSHPENVARWTTPPLLAFGWLTKPLTSVLTRTSDVVLRLIGQKAVNPEENVHSPEELRMLVEQSQEVGVLQPQDAHLLEGVFEFSEKNAREVMTPRTEIDALDVTATLDETLALVEESGRSRYPVYEETIDNIVGVILAKDLIPILHTRPADYSLRDLMRPVHVVPGQREVEDVLADFKRLKVHMAIVLDEYGGTAGLVTMEDLLEEIVGEIFDEYDEPLEHPEREGADLVIVPGATNIDELNERFGLDVPTDDYTTIGGYIFGALGRLPIVGDRITAGGAIFTVRQMEGRRIETLAVDLHSAGDRRAKERAASS; this is encoded by the coding sequence GTGCTACCTCGTCTGATCGCCATTGCCGTTCTGCTGGTGCTGAACGGATTCTTCGTCGCCGCCGAGTTCGCGTTGGTTCGCTCGCGCCGGACGCGCCTCGAATCCATGGCCCGCACGGGCGACTGGAAGGCTCGGCTGGCGTTGCGTGCTGCGTCAAATCTCGCTCGGGTGTACTCCGCGAGCCAGCTTGGCGTCACGCTGGCGAGCCTCGCGCTCGGCGCCTTGGCCGAGAGCGCTCTGGGCGACTGGTTTGGAGCGCGGCTCGGCAACCTCCCGTGGATCATCGACGTGTCGGTGCGCGTGGGCGTCGGGGCGGCGATCGCGCTGGCGGTGGTGACGTTCTTTCACGTCGTATTCGGCGAGCTCGTGCCGCGCGGGATTGCGCTGTCGCATCCCGAGAACGTCGCGCGCTGGACGACGCCACCGCTGCTGGCGTTCGGATGGCTGACCAAGCCGCTCACGTCGGTGCTCACCCGAACGTCGGACGTGGTGCTGCGCCTGATCGGACAAAAGGCCGTGAACCCCGAAGAGAACGTGCACTCGCCCGAAGAGCTGCGCATGCTCGTCGAGCAGAGCCAGGAGGTAGGCGTTCTACAGCCTCAGGACGCGCACCTGCTCGAGGGGGTATTCGAGTTCTCTGAAAAGAATGCGCGCGAGGTCATGACGCCGCGCACGGAGATCGACGCGCTCGACGTCACGGCGACGCTCGACGAGACGCTGGCGCTCGTCGAGGAGAGCGGGCGCTCGCGCTACCCGGTGTACGAGGAAACGATCGACAACATCGTGGGCGTCATCCTCGCCAAGGATCTGATTCCCATCCTGCACACGCGGCCCGCGGACTACTCGCTGCGCGATCTCATGCGGCCCGTGCACGTGGTGCCGGGCCAGCGCGAGGTCGAGGACGTGCTCGCCGACTTCAAGCGCCTCAAGGTGCACATGGCGATCGTGCTCGACGAGTACGGCGGCACCGCGGGACTCGTGACGATGGAGGATCTCCTCGAGGAGATCGTCGGCGAGATTTTCGACGAGTACGACGAGCCGCTCGAGCATCCCGAGCGCGAGGGAGCGGATCTCGTGATCGTGCCGGGCGCGACGAACATCGACGAGCTCAACGAGCGGTTCGGGCTCGACGTGCCGACGGACGACTATACCACGATCGGCGGGTATATCTTCGGCGCGCTGGGCCGGCTGCCGATTGTCGGGGATCGAATCACCGCCGGGGGAGCGATCTTCACGGTGCGGCAAATGGAAGGTCGCCGCATCGAGACGCTCGCCGTCGATCTGCACTCGGCGGGCGATCGTCGGGCCAAGGAGCGCGCGGCGTCGAGCTAG